CACGGAATGCTCGGTGTAAGCGACACCCTTGCGATCCAGAAGCTGTTTGGCGCGCACGCAGAAGGGGCAGGTGCGCCAGGTGTAGATCTCGACGCTCGGCATGGGGCCTTCAACGGGGGACCTGAATCCTATTCAGCACCGGTCGGCAACCCCGGATGCAGCATTCCGCACTGATAACGTCGCGACACCCGTCCAACGCACTCCGTTGCTCGACCTCACCGACTTCAAGCGCGACCTTTCCGAGCTCACTGACCGCCTGGGCAATGCCCAGGACTGTCTTTGACGTTCCTGCACTGAACGCACGACAGCAGGACCTCGAACAGCTCGCCGCACAACCGGATTTCTGGGACGACCAGCAGAACGCCCAGAAGCAGATGCGACGCCTCGATGAGGTGAAAGCGCAACTCCAGCAGCTCACGTCCTGGCAGGGCGCGGTCGGCGATGCCCAGGCCACGCTCGAGCTTTACGACCTGGAGCCCGACGACGACATGCTTGCCGAAGCCCAGGGTGGCCTCGATCAACTGCGCAAGGAGCTAGATCGTTGGGAGCTGGAACGTCTGCTCAGCGGTGAATACGACAAAGAGGGAGCGGTGCTCTCGATCAATGCCGGAGCCGGTGGCACGGATGCTCAGGACTGGGCTCAGATGCTGCTACGGATGTACACCCGCTGGGCAGAAGACCAGGGCATGAAGGTGTCCGTCGACGAACTCAGCGAAGGGGAGGAAGCGGGAATCAAGAGCGCCACGATCGAAATCGAGGGTCGCTATGCCTACGGCTACTTGCGCAATGAGAAAGGCACCCATCGCCTGGTGCGCATCTCTCCGTTCAACGCCAACGACAAGCGTCAGACCAGCTTCGCGGGCGTTGAGGTGATGCCCAAGCTGGAAGAAGAAGTCGACATCGACATCCCTGAGAAGGATCTGGAAGTCACCACCAGCCGCTCCGGCGGTGCCGGCGGTCAGAACGTGAACAAGGTGGAAACCGCCGTTCGCATCCTGCACATCCCCACAGGGCTCGCGGTGCGCTGCACCCAGGAACGTTCCCAGCTGCAAAACAAAGAAAAAGCCATGGCCTTGCTCAAGGCCAAGCTGCTAGTGATTGCCCAGGAACAGAGGGCGGCAGAAATCGCCGACATCCGTGGCGACATCGTGGAAGCGGCCTGGGGTAACCAGATCCGCAACTACGTGTTTCACCCTTATCAGATGGTCAAGGATCTCCGCACCCAGGAGGAGACCAACGATGTGCAGGCCGTGATGAACGGCGAGCTGGATTCCTTCATCCAGGCTCTGTTGCGCCAGGGTGTGGACAGCCCAGGACAAGACGACGAGAGCTGACCATGAGCGACAAGCCTGAAGCGATCGCCACCCCGGCCGACGCCCCAACTACCACCACACCCCCGCCCAGCTTCGTGAAGCAGGCCATGCGCAACATGGTGCGCAAAGGCAGCAAGAGCCTGTTTCACTTCGGACTGACCGCAGCCGGTTTCATCGGCTTCATCCTGGTGGTGGCCTGGCTTGGCAGACCCACACTGCCCCAGTGACATCAGCCGTGACATCCGCACCGCTGCCCTCGGCCGATGCCCCCAGCTTTGCGCTGGATCTGGCCTTCACACCGGCCGACATGAGCCTGGTGAAGGCGATCGCTGGCAGCGCCGAGCATCAACGGCTCTGCTGCGGCGAAGCCTGGGATGCAACCCTGCGACTCTGGCTCCGCCACCTTGCCCAGACCGGTGGTGACGCCGTGCCCGAGCCCCTGCTGAACTGCGAAGAAGTCTGCCTGGGCCTGCAGTTCGTCAATGACGAGGAGATCGCCGAGCTGAATCAACGCTGGCGCAACAAAGCCAGTGCCACCGATGTTCTCTCCTTCTCAGCGCTGGAAGCCGAGATGCCCCTTGAGGGCGATCCCAGCGTGGAACTCGGGGACATCATCGTGTCGGTGCCGACTGCGGAACGCCAGGCGCTGGAACAGAACCACAGCCTGGAGCGGGAGCTCTGCTGGCTGGTGAGCCATGGGCTGCTGCATCTGCTGGGATGGGACCATCCCGACGACGCCTCCTTAATGACCATGCTGCAGTGCCAGGAGCAGCTGCTTGCCATGGCCGGTATGGTTCATTCCCATGGTGAGATCGACTGTGAATCAGCAGATGAAATCACTGCTGGACCCTGAAGACGAAGCATCGGTGTCTGAGGAGATCACCCAGCGCGGCACCCGACGTGCCCACCACGCCGCCCATCGCGGAGCCTGGAAGATCGCGGGCGACCTGCCCTCCAGCTTCCGCTATGCCGCCCAAGGCCTGGGCTACGGCTTCGTTAGCCAACGCAACTTCCGCATCCACGTCAGCATCGGCAGCGTGGTGTTCGGCCTGGCGCTCTGGCTGGGGCTTCCCTCGATTCAACTGGCGGTGCTGGTGCTCACAGTGGCCGCCGTGCTGGTGCTCGAACTGCTGAACACCGCCATCGAGTCGGTGGTGGATCTGGCCATCGGCCGGCGGTTCCATCCGCTGGCGAGAATCGCCAAAGACTGTGCCGCCGCCGCGGTTCTGGTGGCCGCGATCAGCTCGCTGGTGATCGCGCTACTGCTGCTGCTCCCTCCCCTGCTCTCTCGTCTCAGCCTCTAAGCGATGCTCCTGGTCATCGACAACTACGACAGCTTCACCTTCAACCTGGTGCAGTACTTCGGCGAGCTGGCGGCGCAGCATCCCCTGGCCGCGGAACTGCGCGTGGAGCGCAACGATGCCTTGACGGTGGCTGAGATTCGCGATCTGAAACCGGACGCGATCCTGCTCTCACCGGGCCCCGGCGATCCCGATCAAGCCGGCATCTGCCTGCAGGTGCTGAAGGAACTCTCTCCAGCGATTCCCACCCTGGGCGTCTGCCTGGGCCATCAGGCCCTCGCCCAGGCCTACGGCGGACGGGTGGTGCGCGCAGCCGAGCTGATGCATGGCAAAACCTCACCGGTGTTGCACCGGGGCGAAGGCGTCTTTGCCGGGCTGCCGCAACCGCTCACAGCCACCCGATATCACAGCCTGATCGCCGAGCGGGAGACTCTCCCGGAGTGCCTCGAGGTCACCGCCTGGCTCGAGGACAACACGGTGATGGGACTGCGCCACCGGCAGTACCCCCATCTCCAGGGCGTGCAATTCCACCCCGAAAGTGTGCTCACCGAGGCCGGGCACAAGCTGCTGGCCAACTTCCTGCGTCAGGCCGAAGCCCGGGTTCAACACTGCTAACTTCCTGGGCCAGCGGCCTCTCCTCCATGACTCTCCTTCCGCAGCGCCAGGGTCCTGGACGCACCGTGAGCGCTCTTGCCGCCGGGTTGACGCTGGGCGTACTGGTCGGAATGCCCGGTCACACCGGAGGAGTGTCCATCACCAGCTACGGCCACAGCGCCCTGTTGATTCGCGGAGGTGGCCAGTCGGTGCTGGTGAATCCCTTCCGGGCTGTGGGTTGTGCCAAAGGCCTGGCCGAGCCGCGCGTCAGCGCCACGGTCACCCTGGCCAGCTCAGAACTTCCCGACGAAGGAGCCCGCCTCGGCGGTGGGACCTACCTATCGAAGCCAGGCTCCTATCGCGTCGGCGGCCTGGATCTGGAAGGTTTCGCCGCTCCCCATGACCGCGTGGGCGGACGCCGCTTCGGGGACGCCACAATCTGGCGCTGGCAACAAGGCGGCCTGAACTTTGCCCACCTGGGCGGAACCGCAGCCCCCCTGAGCGGGGAGGACAAGGTGCTGCTCGGCCGGCCGGATGTGTTGATCCTCGGCGTGGGAGGCGGCGGCAAGGTGTACGACGGCGAGGAGGCCGCGGAGGTGGTGCGTCAGCTCAACCCCAGGCGGGTGATTCCTGTGCAGTACGTCACCGGCGATGCCCCGGCAGGATGCGACCAGGGGGGCGTTCAGCCCTTTCTGGATGCCCTGCGTGGCGCCGAAGTGCGCCGCGTAGGACCGAGCCTGACCCTCCCCGGCACTCTGGGGGACGGAACCGTGGTTGACGTGATGCGCTGAGTGGGCAGCGCTCAGCTCTCGAGCTGCGCGTAGGTCGTCCAGAAACGCTGCATCTGTTCGAGGGTGCCGATGCTCACACGCAACGCACCATCAATCTGTGGCTTGCCGGCCATGCCGCGCACCAGGATGCCGGCGCTGCGCAGCTGCTGCTCCACGGCTTCGGCCGATCGCCGCGGCCAGACCAGCAAGTAGTTACCACCGTCGCAATGGAAGACGGCACCAGATTGCGTTAATTGCGAAACGAGATAGTCTCGAGCACGTGCCACCTCAGCCACATAGTGATCGGTGTAGTCCTGATCGCCCAGAGCTGCAAACGCCGCTGTTACCGCCAGGCTGTTGACGTCATAGGGACCGGTGACCCGGCTGACCCGGTCGACCACCCCCGCGGCACCGATGGCAAATCCCATGCGCAAACCAGCGAGACCGGCGGTCTTGGCCAGGGAGCGCAGCACCAGCAGATTGGCGTGGACATTGAAGTCCACCTTGGGCAGCACACTGTCGCCGGTGAACGCCTCATAGAGCTCGTCCACCACCAGCAGGGTGCCTGGCGCCGCCGCGGCCAGCTCCAGCACCTGCTCTGCGGGAACACGGGTGCCCGTGGGGTTGTTGGGGTTGCAGAGCATCAAAATTTTTGGCCTGCGCTGCAGGGCCGTGCGCATCGCCTCCAGCGGAAAGCGAAAACCCGGAAGGTCATGGGGCAGGGCCTCGATGGCCATCCCCTGCATACCCGCACACGGGGCGTAATAACCGAAGGTGGGACTGGTGGTCAGCAGCGTGTCACCGGCCGATCCGTAGGCATGGATCACCGCATGGATCGCAGCATCCACACCGTTGAAGAGCCCCACCTGGTCGATGGTCAGGGGATGGGCAAGCCCGGCTGGCGAGGCCTGCAGGTTGGCGATTAAGGCCTCTCGTAATCCGTCATATTCCGGGTACACCGCGACCTGATCAGCCGGGTAGGAGCGAAGCGCCTCCGTGACCGCAGGGCTGGGACCAATGGTGTTCTCGTTGAAGTCGAGACGCAGCAGACCCCGGCGCCCCTCCAGAGGCGCGCTGTAACCCCGAAGGCGTTCCACATCGGGACGAGCTTCGGGAGCAGGAATCGGTTCAGGCATGGCCATCAGCGATGAATCGCATCTCCTGGAGGGTGGTGCCGAAGCAAGGCAAAGAGATGAACCACCCCAAACTATTCACAGCCACCCAACAGAGCGCAGCGTCAGCCTGTGCCCACCGATGATGCAAGCACTGCAGCAATCGGCCGGATGACCGCCAGCTCCAGCGCATCGACGCCAGCCACCACCTCCAGCTTCGCTGAGTTCGCTCAGCAGGTGGATTACTCGCTGATGCGGCAACTGCGGCCCGATCCGCAGTCCACTCCGGATGGACAGGATCACCGCGCACGACAAGTGCGTTCCGGCCACTACGTGCCAGTGACGCCGACACCGCTTCCCAATCCCGAGTACATCGCCCACAGCCCTGAGCTCTTCGCTGCGCTGGGCTTGGACGAAACCCTGGTCCACGACGGCGACTTCCGCAGTGTGTTCTCCGGCGAGCTCAGCCACATGAGCGAACCGATGCGCCCCCATGGCTGGGCGACTGGCTACGCCTTGTCGATCTACGGCACGGAATACGTGCAGCAGTGCCCCTTCGGCAATGGCAACGGCTACGGCGATGGGCGCGCCATCTCCGTGGTTGAAGGGGTGTTTGAGGGTCAGCGCTGGGAGATGCAGCTGAAGGGCGGCGGACCGACGCCCTATTGCCGTGGTGCTGATGGTCGGGCTGTGCTCCGGTCGAGCGTGCGCGAATTCCTGGCCCAGGAGTTCATGCATGCCCTGGGGATTCCCACGTCCCGCTCCCTGACGCTTTACGTCTCCCACGACGAGACCGTGCGTCGCCCCTGGTATTCGGGCGCCTCACCCTCCATGGACCCCGACATCCTGGTCGACAATTCAGCGGCGATCACCACGCGAGTGGCGCCATCGTTCCTGCGGGTGGGTCAGCTGGAGCTGTTCGCACGACGGGCCCGCAGCGAAGCGCACCCTGAGGCCAATCAGGAGCTGGAGATGATCGTGCAGCATCTGATCGAGCGGAATTACAGAGAAGAGATTGATGGCGCCCTGCCGTTCCCGGCGCAGGTGGTGCAGCTGGCGCGGTTGTTCCGGGAACGCCTAATCAGCCTGGTGTGCCATTGGATGCGCGTGGGCTATTGCCAGGGCAACTTCAATAGCGACAACTGCGCCGCCGGCGGCTTCACCCTCGACTACGGACCGTTCGGCTTCTGCGAACTATTCGACCCACGCTTTCAGCCCTGGACCGGCGGGGGAATTCATTTCTCCTTTTTCAACCAACCGAAAGCGGCGGAGACCAACTACCGAATGTTCTGGTCAGCGCTCAAAACGCTGCTGAAGGATTACCCCACCGAAACAGCGGAACTGGATGCACTGCATGCAACCTTCAGCGAAGCCATCAAGGCCGAACTGGATGCCATGTGGGCTCGCAAGCTCGGCCTGGCCAGCGTGGCTCCGGAGCTGATCGGCGATCTGCTGCAGCTGATGGTGGCCTCAAAGGCGGATTACACGATTGTTTTCCGTGAATTGGCATCCCTGCCCAACGAGGTCACGCCGCTGAAGCGGGGCTTCTACGTACCCAGCGATGCAGAGCTCGAGGCGCAATGGAACGCCTGGCTGAGGCGTTGGCACCAGCAGCTGAGTGGCAGTGGCGAACCCGAAGAGATCGCCGCTGCGATGCGACATACCAATCCCGCCATCACCTGGCGCGAATGGTTGATCGCCCCGGCCTATGAGCAGGCGGCTCACGGTGATTACAGCCTGGTGCGCGAACTGCAGACGGTGTTCCGCAACCCCTATGAACCGCTCTCAGCCGAACTCGCTGATCGCTACGACCAACTGCGACCACGGGAGTTCTTTGGCGCCGGAGGCATCTCCCACTACAGCTGTTCGTCTTAAAGGCGCGTGATTGGGAGGAGTTCCAACAACTGCTCCCGATCCATCCCGGCCATCACAGCGAGCGATAACAACACACGCGCTTTCTGGGGGTTGAGCACACCAGCCGGGAGCAAGCCCAATTGGGCATCATGCTCAGCAAGATGCACAGGCCCAGACCCGCAGCGGTTGGCCCGCAGCATCAGCGGCCGCGGGCTAGCCCATGCCTCCAACACACGGCATTCGCCAGCTGACAACTGGCCGGCGCCAGTGCCAGTGAACACCAGGCCCGCAACACCGGCATTGAGACAGGCGCTCAGCACAATTGGCTCAGGCTCTACGCAGCCGTAAACGATCGGCACCTGGGGCCATTGCTCCGGTAAATCGAGCCCAGCGAAGGGCACATGCCGAGGTCCGCTCGCCATTGGCAGATGAACGCCAACGTCGTCCACCCAGCCCAACGGCCCTCTGCCGGGACTGGCGAAGGCCCCCACCCCCTGGGTGGCCACCTTGGTGACATCGCGAGCGCCATGGATCTGGCCATCCATCACCACCAGCACACCCTGCCCACGCGCCTCCGGGCTGACTGCCACATGCACCGCCTGGAACAGATTCAATGGCCCATCGGCACTGAGAGCTGTGGCCGGGCGCATCGCTCCCACCAGCACCACCGGTCGACGGTCATCAATGAGCAACTGCAGCAACCAGGCGGTTTCCTCGAGGGTGTTGGTGCCATGGGTGATCACCACTCCGGCTAGCTCCGGGTTTGTCGCGAAGGCAGCGCGAATGCGCCGCACCAAGGCACGCCAGTGCGCAAACAGCAGGTCGGCGCTGTCGACGTTGGCGACTTGCTCCACAGTGATCGCCGCAAGGCCCTGCAGCTGGGGCACCGCCGCCACCAGGGCATCGCCCCCAAAAACGCCCGCGGTGTAGTCGTTCAGCGTGGCGCTGTCGGCTGCACAGCCGGCAATGGTGCCACCCGTGGCCAGCAGCAGCAGCCGGGGCAAGCCGGATCTGCTCACATCCGCTCCAACGTGGCAATGCCGAGCAGGCCGAGGCCGGCCTTGAGCGTGTCGGCGGTGAGACGGCAGAGGGCCAGGCGCGAAGGCAGCGCCTCAGCGTCAGCCTTGAGTACGGGCACCTGGTCGTAGAAGCGGTTGAACACCTGGCTGAGCTCGAACAGATAGCTGCACAACCGGTTGGGGAGCAGCTCCTCCTCCACCTCGGCGATCACGGCATCGAACTTGAGCAGCTCCCGCACCAGGGCCCACTCCTGGGGCTCGCTGAACTGGAGTTGGTCGGCCGCCACATCGAGATCGCCACCCTTGCGAGCGATCCCGGCAATGCGCACCACCGCGTAGAGCAGATAGGGAGCGGTGTTGCCCTGGAGGGCCAACATGCGATCGAAGGAGAACTGATAATTGGTGATCCGGTTCTGGCTGAGGTCGGCGTATTTCACCGCCGCCAAACCCACGGTGCCGGCCACGTGCTGGATGAACTCCTCCGGCTCGCTGCGCTCCTCCTCCTTGAGGCGCGAGCGCAGGTCCGCCTCCGCACGTTCCACGGCCTCATCGAGCAGATCCCGCAGACGCACGGTGTCACCGGCGCGGGTCTTGAGCTTCTTGCCGTCTTCCCCTTGCACCAATCCAAAGGGCACGTGCTCCAGGCGAGCGCCGTCAGGGATCCAGCTAGCCCGTTCGGCCACCTGGAACACCCCTGCAAAGTGATTGGCCTGACCGGAATCGGTCACGTAGATCACCCGACGGGCCGCATCGCCATCAGGGGCCTCTGCGAACCGGTAACGAATCGCAGCCAGGTCTGTGGTGGCGTAATTGAAGCCACCATCGCTCTTCTGAACGATCACCGGTAGCGGTTTTCCGTCCTTGCCGCTGACCCCCTCCAGGAAAACGCACTCCGCACCGTCATCGGTGACCAGCAAACCCGTCTGCTTCAGCCCATCGATCACCGCCGGCAAGAAAGGGTTGTAGAACGACTCCCCACGTTCGCTGAGGCGAATGTCGAGCCGGTCGTAGATCTTCTGGAACTCGCGCCGCGACTGATCGCAGAGGAGACCCCAGGCCTTCAACGACAGAGGATCACCACCCTGCAGCTTCACCACCTCCTCGCGGGATGTGGTCTGGAACGCCTCGTCATCATCGAAGCGCTTCTTCGCCTCGCGGTAAAAGGCCACCAGGTCACCGAGGTCGATGGCATCCGCGGTGTCGAGCGCTTCGGGAGCCACCTGCTTGAGATGGGTGATCAGCATCCCGAACTGGGTGCCCCAGTCGCCCACATGGTTGAGCCGCAGCACCGGGTGCCCACGGAACTCCAGCACCCGCGCCAACGAGTCACCGATGATCGTGGAGCGCAGGTGCCCCACATGCATCTCCTTGGCGATGTTGGGACTGGAGAAGTCCACCACCACCGGCGCCGCGTTGCTCACCGCCGGCACACCAAGCCGTTCGTCCCCCAGCCGTGCCGACACCTCCTGGGCTAGCCGCTCTGGACGGATCGTGAGGTTGATGAAGCCAGGCCCGGCGATCTGAGGGTCCAGACACAACTCGGTGAAAGCCGCATCCGCTTGCAGCTGCTCCACGATGGCCGTCGCGATCTGGCGCGGCGCCTGCTTCAGCGGCTTGGCCAGGGGCAAGGCACCATTGGCCTGGAAATCGCCGAATTCCGGCTTGCTCGCTGGCGCCAACTGGGGATCCAAACCAGCCTCCCCTGCCTCAGCCCAGGCCTCGGGGAAGGCCCGTTGCAAGGCACCACGCAATTGGGTTTCAAGGGCGTTGGCGATGCGCAGCATGGACAGCAGCGAGAAATGCAATCCGCCTGATCATCCCCCGGCACGGGCAGCGCCCGGCCATCAGTCCTGACCCGCCGCACTGAAGCGCATGCTCAGATCCAGCCAGGCACTGCGTGTCACCGGAGCACTGGTGGAAATCAGATCGATGCCGGTGGCCGCATAAGCCTGCAACTCGGAAGGCTGAATACCGGAGGCCTCCAGCACCACCGCACCTGGCTGAGGCCGCTGCAGGGCGAGCTGACGCAAGCGAGGCACGAGCTCGCTCAGCGCCTCAGGACGAAACTCGTCGAGCAACACACCATTGGCACCGGCGGCCACTGCCGCCATCGCTTCCGTCTCGGTTTCCGCCTCAACAATCACCTGAGCCGGCCAGGGAGCTGCAGCACGTACGGCCGCGATCGCCGCCTCGACGCCTCCGGACCAGGCCAGATGGTTCTCCTTGAGCATGGCGGCATCATCGAGGCCGAGGCGGTGATTCACACCACCGCCGCAGCGCACGGCGTACTTCTCCAGCACCCGCAAGCCTGGGGTGGTCTTGCGGGTGTCGGCAAGGCGCACGCCGCTTCCCTGAAGTTGCTTCACCAGTTCCGCCGTGGCCGTGGCGATGCCAGACAGACGCATCGCCAGATTCAGCGCCGTGCGCTCTGCGGCCACCAACGCCGCCGCCTCGGCCTCCAGATTCAACAGGCGTTGCCCTGGGCTTACCGGGTCACCATCGGCGACCAAAAGCTGCACGCTGGCAGCGGGATCGAGCAGCCGAAACACAACATCCAGCAGCGAACCGCCACAAAACACCCCTGACGCCTTGCTGATCCAATGCGCCCGGCAGCGACCGGGGGGCAAGGCAGGGGCACTGAGATCACCGCGACCAAGATCTTCCTGCAGCCAGTCACGCAGTTGTTGCTGAAGAGCTGGCGTCAATGGCAGCGATGCGGCGCTCATTCTGAATTCAGCGTGATGGACCCATGGGCAGCTTGGCTCAGCTCATTGCGGCCATTCGGGCTCCCTGCCACGAGGACGCACGTTGAAGCGTTCACGCACCTGATCAAGGGGATCGGCGAAATGCTCCCAGGGATTGATGCCAGCGATCAGATCCGCCGTGACCGAAGTGCCATGCTCAATGCCCGCAAACAATCGGTCCACATCCAAGGCCTGCCGCTCCCCTTGGATGAAGGGGGTTGCCCCAAACCCCAACTCAAATTCAGCCAGAGCGAACAACACGACATAAAAGGGATCGAGGCGCTCAAATCCGGCCTGGAAACCGAGCACAGCGCCCTCTTCAGCAGCGGTGGTGCCGTAACCGCCCAGCACGTGACAGCAGTCGTGGTGCATCACCGGCGGCGGTGGTCCACCGACCTCCCCAGGAAAGCCGAAGTGATTGCGGTCAATAAACGTGGCATAGGCCCGACCAAAGCTGCCTGGCGGATAGTCCCGTAAGGCTTGATAGCGCTCAGCCATGACAGGGTCTCCTTGCGCCAGCAGAACCCTCGCGACTGCCAAGACCCCACGCAATCCCTCCTGCTGGAGGGTGACTTTCACCGCAGAGCCCATGAAACCGCGCCGCGCGATATCCAGTCGAATCAGACCCAGACGCTGATCCATCACCTGCTGAAACGTCCGCACTGGGGCGGGGTCAACCTGCATCGCCGCAGCGGCTTGCTCCAGAAGTTGTAGTTGCCTTGCCGAAGGCTCCCCATCGAAGAGGGCGACCAAGGTCATGCCACGCAGGATCCGCTCACGCCACTGGGGATCAGAATTCGCCGCCCGCACCTGCTCGGCCAACATCTGCGGCGTTATCAGAGGCAACGACTCCAGCGCCACATCAATGCGAAGCAAGTGATCGCGAACCCCACATATGGCCGCCAGGGCCCTAGGGGAGGGGTCTCCGTCACAACGGGCGATCGCCAGGAGCGCTGCCAAACCGGCTTGCCCGATGACTTGGCGCTGTTCGAGGGGCACCGCGACGTTGAAATCAATCACGCAATCCACGTCTTGGCATCCCATGCTGAGATGTGGAAGTCACGGTGTCAGCCCTACTTGCCGATACAGAAGCGGGAAAAGATCCGGTCCAGAACCGATTCGGTGAGCTCTTCGCCCGTGATTTCACCAAGGCTGTGGATCGCCTGACGCAGATCAATCGTCCAGAAATCCCAAGGCAAACCATCGGCCGCCACTTGCTCACCGCGCTGCAAGGCATCTGCAGCCGCGGCCGCCAGATCACCCTGGCGCTGATTGAGCGCCACCAGCAAGGCGCCATCCGTGAGCGCACCGCAGCGTTCCAACAGGCCCTGCACCAGCTCTGCCTCGCCAACACCGGTGGCTGCACTGAAGCGCACATCGGCATGCCGATCGTCTGCGGCCACTGAAGCTGCCGAACCCTCCCCTTCCACCAGATCAGCCTTGTTGCCAACACGCAACCAGGGGACCCCTGCGGGAATGAGCTGGCGCAAGCTTTCGTCGTCAGCCGTCCAGCCGACACTCAGATCGAAAAGCAGCACCACCAGATCGGCGCTGACCAAGGCATCGTGGCTCCGAGCAATGCCCATCTGCTCCACCGCATCCTGCGTGGCGCGGATGCCCGCGGTGTCGAGCAGCGTGATCGGCACGCCCTCCAGCACGATCTCGCTTTCCAAAAGATCGCGAGTGGTTCCGGGAAGATCGGTCACGATCGCTCGCTCGCGCCGACTGAGGCGATTGAGCAAGGAGCTCTTGCCCACATTGGGACGACCGACCAGTGCCACCCGCAACCCCTGGCGCAAAGCGACACTGCGTTGCCCGTCCTCCACGAGCTGCAACAGCGCACGTCGCACATCCAGCAGCTCCTGCAGCAACGCCACCGCATCGAGGGGCGGAAGATCCTCTTCGAAATCCACCCTGGCCTCCAGTTCACTGAGCTGGTCGAGCAGCCGTTGCCGCAGCGCTTCAATCCGCTGCTGCACGCCACCATCCACGCCCGCCATCGCCAGCTGAGCGGCTCGCTGACTGCGCGCGGCCACCAGGTCGCTGATCGCCTCGGCGCGGGTGAGATCGAGACGACCATTGAGCACCGCCCTCTGGCTGAACTCCCCGGGCTGGGCGCGACGAACGCCGGGCTGAGCCAGCACCTGTTCCAGCACGCGCTGGACGGCCATCACACCGCCGTGGCAGTGGATCTCCACCACGTCTTCACCGGTGAAGCTGCGCGGCGCCAGCATCAGCAACACCAGCACTTCATCGATCCGCTCAGTCCCTCCCTGGGCGAGCACATGGCCGTACAAGACGCGATGGCTCTCCCAGGGCTGATCCCCCGGGATGCAGGTCACCGCGCGCACCGCGTTCTGGGCCTGAGGACCCGACAGACGAATCACTGCAATGCCGCCCTGACCGGGCGCCACGGCCGTTGCCACAGCCGCAATCGTTAGGCGCTCCCCGTTGATCTCCTGCATCACAGCGGCGCAGCGGCCCCTTCTTTCTCCTTCCTACGATCACATCCCATTTCTCGAGGCCAAGACCACTGAGCACTTCTTGGGGCCGGATGCTGCGTCGAACGCGGAAGCGGTTGCAACAGGGGCTGCAGTGGCTGTGGGAGCAGGAGGGAACACCGGGCCAGAGAGCCCGGGGGCTCGCGGCCGGAATCTTCTGCGGCTGCTTTCCGATCTTTGGCCTGCAAACCCTGGCGGGCATCACGTTGGCCAGCGTGGTGCGCGGCAATCACCTGCTAGCAGCAGCTGGCACCTGGATCAGCAATCCCTTCACCTACGTGCCGCTGTATTGGTTCAACTACCGCATCGGGGCCTTGTTCCTGGGCCCCGGAAGTCAATGGTCCGGTCTGGACAGCCTGCGCCAGGAGG
This region of Synechococcus sp. NOUM97013 genomic DNA includes:
- a CDS encoding protein adenylyltransferase SelO family protein; translated protein: MTASSSASTPATTSSFAEFAQQVDYSLMRQLRPDPQSTPDGQDHRARQVRSGHYVPVTPTPLPNPEYIAHSPELFAALGLDETLVHDGDFRSVFSGELSHMSEPMRPHGWATGYALSIYGTEYVQQCPFGNGNGYGDGRAISVVEGVFEGQRWEMQLKGGGPTPYCRGADGRAVLRSSVREFLAQEFMHALGIPTSRSLTLYVSHDETVRRPWYSGASPSMDPDILVDNSAAITTRVAPSFLRVGQLELFARRARSEAHPEANQELEMIVQHLIERNYREEIDGALPFPAQVVQLARLFRERLISLVCHWMRVGYCQGNFNSDNCAAGGFTLDYGPFGFCELFDPRFQPWTGGGIHFSFFNQPKAAETNYRMFWSALKTLLKDYPTETAELDALHATFSEAIKAELDAMWARKLGLASVAPELIGDLLQLMVASKADYTIVFRELASLPNEVTPLKRGFYVPSDAELEAQWNAWLRRWHQQLSGSGEPEEIAAAMRHTNPAITWREWLIAPAYEQAAHGDYSLVRELQTVFRNPYEPLSAELADRYDQLRPREFFGAGGISHYSCSS
- a CDS encoding asparaginase — encoded protein: MPRLLLLATGGTIAGCAADSATLNDYTAGVFGGDALVAAVPQLQGLAAITVEQVANVDSADLLFAHWRALVRRIRAAFATNPELAGVVITHGTNTLEETAWLLQLLIDDRRPVVLVGAMRPATALSADGPLNLFQAVHVAVSPEARGQGVLVVMDGQIHGARDVTKVATQGVGAFASPGRGPLGWVDDVGVHLPMASGPRHVPFAGLDLPEQWPQVPIVYGCVEPEPIVLSACLNAGVAGLVFTGTGAGQLSAGECRVLEAWASPRPLMLRANRCGSGPVHLAEHDAQLGLLPAGVLNPQKARVLLSLAVMAGMDREQLLELLPITRL
- the argS gene encoding arginine--tRNA ligase, which gives rise to MLRIANALETQLRGALQRAFPEAWAEAGEAGLDPQLAPASKPEFGDFQANGALPLAKPLKQAPRQIATAIVEQLQADAAFTELCLDPQIAGPGFINLTIRPERLAQEVSARLGDERLGVPAVSNAAPVVVDFSSPNIAKEMHVGHLRSTIIGDSLARVLEFRGHPVLRLNHVGDWGTQFGMLITHLKQVAPEALDTADAIDLGDLVAFYREAKKRFDDDEAFQTTSREEVVKLQGGDPLSLKAWGLLCDQSRREFQKIYDRLDIRLSERGESFYNPFLPAVIDGLKQTGLLVTDDGAECVFLEGVSGKDGKPLPVIVQKSDGGFNYATTDLAAIRYRFAEAPDGDAARRVIYVTDSGQANHFAGVFQVAERASWIPDGARLEHVPFGLVQGEDGKKLKTRAGDTVRLRDLLDEAVERAEADLRSRLKEEERSEPEEFIQHVAGTVGLAAVKYADLSQNRITNYQFSFDRMLALQGNTAPYLLYAVVRIAGIARKGGDLDVAADQLQFSEPQEWALVRELLKFDAVIAEVEEELLPNRLCSYLFELSQVFNRFYDQVPVLKADAEALPSRLALCRLTADTLKAGLGLLGIATLERM
- the nadC gene encoding carboxylating nicotinate-nucleotide diphosphorylase; this translates as MSAASLPLTPALQQQLRDWLQEDLGRGDLSAPALPPGRCRAHWISKASGVFCGGSLLDVVFRLLDPAASVQLLVADGDPVSPGQRLLNLEAEAAALVAAERTALNLAMRLSGIATATAELVKQLQGSGVRLADTRKTTPGLRVLEKYAVRCGGGVNHRLGLDDAAMLKENHLAWSGGVEAAIAAVRAAAPWPAQVIVEAETETEAMAAVAAGANGVLLDEFRPEALSELVPRLRQLALQRPQPGAVVLEASGIQPSELQAYAATGIDLISTSAPVTRSAWLDLSMRFSAAGQD
- a CDS encoding TerB family tellurite resistance protein; its protein translation is MGCQDVDCVIDFNVAVPLEQRQVIGQAGLAALLAIARCDGDPSPRALAAICGVRDHLLRIDVALESLPLITPQMLAEQVRAANSDPQWRERILRGMTLVALFDGEPSARQLQLLEQAAAAMQVDPAPVRTFQQVMDQRLGLIRLDIARRGFMGSAVKVTLQQEGLRGVLAVARVLLAQGDPVMAERYQALRDYPPGSFGRAYATFIDRNHFGFPGEVGGPPPPVMHHDCCHVLGGYGTTAAEEGAVLGFQAGFERLDPFYVVLFALAEFELGFGATPFIQGERQALDVDRLFAGIEHGTSVTADLIAGINPWEHFADPLDQVRERFNVRPRGREPEWPQ